One genomic window of Polyangium aurulentum includes the following:
- a CDS encoding glycosyltransferase has product MRILHVMPSFWPATRYGGPIESVLRLCQALLREGVSLEVVTTNADGDGDLPVPTDRITDAEGVPVRYFARRPRTRFAISAPLATHLARAIPAFDLVHVTALFSFSSAAAMSVARAAGVPYVVSPRGTLRPWALGSKRWKKAPYFHLVERPNLARAGGIHATSDDERDEATRLLPGAFAFTVPNGIDLPAAPAVPRDPRRVVFLGRIHPVKGFDVLVPALSRLALALPDVETLIAGPDEDGEWARVEAQIARANPRPRVRWIGPVRGEDKLALLASASALVLPSHSENFGMVVAEALACGTPVVVSKNCPWRVVEERGAGAWVDNTPERIEAALRAILTAPEDARRKMGEAGRSIAEGLGWGEVARGMIARYEEAMARGRRR; this is encoded by the coding sequence ATGCGCATCCTGCACGTGATGCCGAGCTTCTGGCCCGCCACGCGTTACGGCGGCCCGATCGAGAGCGTTCTGCGCCTCTGCCAGGCCCTCCTCCGCGAGGGCGTCTCGCTCGAGGTCGTCACGACAAACGCCGACGGCGACGGCGATCTGCCCGTGCCCACCGATCGCATCACCGACGCCGAGGGCGTGCCCGTGCGCTACTTCGCGCGGCGCCCTCGAACGCGCTTCGCCATCTCCGCCCCGCTGGCGACGCACCTGGCGCGCGCGATCCCTGCGTTCGATCTCGTGCACGTGACCGCGCTCTTCTCGTTCTCCTCGGCCGCCGCCATGTCCGTCGCGCGCGCGGCGGGCGTGCCCTACGTCGTCTCGCCGCGCGGCACGCTCCGGCCCTGGGCGCTCGGATCGAAGCGCTGGAAGAAGGCGCCGTACTTCCACCTCGTCGAGCGACCGAACCTCGCTCGCGCCGGGGGCATCCACGCGACGAGCGACGACGAGCGCGATGAAGCGACGCGCCTCTTGCCCGGCGCCTTCGCGTTCACGGTGCCGAACGGCATCGATCTGCCCGCTGCGCCCGCCGTCCCTCGCGATCCGCGCCGCGTGGTTTTTCTCGGCCGCATTCACCCGGTGAAGGGCTTCGACGTGCTCGTGCCCGCGCTCTCGCGCCTCGCCCTCGCCCTGCCCGACGTCGAGACGTTGATCGCGGGCCCCGACGAGGACGGCGAGTGGGCGCGCGTCGAGGCCCAGATCGCGCGCGCGAACCCGCGCCCCCGCGTCCGCTGGATCGGGCCGGTGCGCGGGGAGGACAAGCTCGCGCTTTTGGCTTCGGCCTCCGCGCTCGTGCTGCCCTCGCACAGCGAGAACTTCGGCATGGTGGTGGCCGAGGCGCTCGCGTGCGGCACGCCGGTCGTCGTGAGCAAGAACTGTCCCTGGCGCGTCGTCGAGGAGCGCGGCGCGGGAGCCTGGGTCGACAACACGCCCGAGCGCATCGAGGCCGCCCTGCGCGCGATCCTCACCGCGCCCGAGGATGCGCGTCGCAAGATGGGCGAGGCGGGCCGGAGCATCGCCGAGGGGCTCGGCTGGGGCGAGGTCGCGCGGGGGATGATCGCGCGCTACGAAGAGGCGATGGCGCGCGGGAGGCGGCGTTGA
- a CDS encoding CgeB family protein has translation MRILVAGPRFPDSFADNVACALEAMDHEAITAEEQPVHAYWSLPRRLARVAADRILGDRPKPEDHALLRLARRERPDALLALTWDIHPDVLEDMRAICGGRRVLWWGDVPANSQRWGLANPGWDRVYTKDATAVRKLELAGRNAALLHEAMNPRWHRPIATRKNDAVVVAGNYYALRQAILARLVRAGVPLELYGPRPPRWSDPEIATRWSGKYVTREDKSRAFGEGMACLNTFAFSETNSLNCRAFEIAGAGGLQLVERRPALEQCFSPGEEVLAFETFEELLAHIERARRAPDEVERIRQAGARRALAEHTYRHRVEKILADIA, from the coding sequence ATGCGCATCCTGGTCGCGGGCCCTCGCTTCCCCGACAGCTTCGCCGACAACGTCGCGTGCGCCCTCGAGGCGATGGACCACGAGGCGATCACCGCCGAGGAGCAGCCGGTCCACGCCTACTGGTCGCTTCCACGCCGGCTCGCGCGCGTCGCAGCCGATCGAATCCTCGGAGACCGCCCGAAGCCCGAAGATCACGCCCTGCTCCGCCTCGCCCGGCGCGAGCGCCCCGACGCGCTGCTCGCGCTCACCTGGGACATCCACCCGGACGTGCTCGAGGACATGCGCGCCATCTGCGGCGGCAGGCGCGTGCTCTGGTGGGGCGACGTCCCCGCCAACAGCCAGCGCTGGGGCCTCGCCAATCCCGGCTGGGACCGCGTCTACACGAAGGACGCGACCGCGGTGCGCAAGCTCGAGCTCGCGGGCCGCAACGCGGCGCTCCTGCACGAGGCGATGAACCCGCGCTGGCACCGGCCGATCGCCACGCGCAAGAACGACGCCGTCGTCGTCGCAGGCAACTACTACGCGCTCCGCCAGGCGATCCTCGCTCGCCTCGTGCGTGCCGGCGTCCCGCTCGAGCTCTACGGCCCGCGCCCGCCCCGCTGGTCCGACCCCGAGATCGCGACGCGCTGGAGCGGCAAGTACGTCACGCGCGAGGACAAAAGCCGCGCCTTCGGTGAGGGCATGGCCTGCCTCAACACCTTCGCGTTCTCGGAGACGAACTCGCTCAACTGCCGCGCCTTCGAGATCGCGGGGGCTGGGGGCCTGCAGCTCGTCGAGCGTCGGCCCGCGCTCGAGCAGTGCTTCTCGCCGGGCGAGGAGGTGCTCGCGTTCGAGACCTTCGAGGAGCTGCTCGCGCACATCGAGCGCGCTCGCCGCGCTCCTGACGAGGTGGAGCGCATCCGGCAAGCGGGAGCGCGCCGCGCGCTCGCCGAGCACACCTACCGCCACCGCGTCGAGAAGATCCTCGCGGACATCGCCTGA
- a CDS encoding class I SAM-dependent methyltransferase produces MTTPIDEITSSYYATTAASSHRPTAAHYEHAANGLLRRLGEWLPKDRSLAHLDLACGCGELVYALEREGFERTSGVDLCAEELDEARRFVRGELTHADVLEHLASLPEGSLGFVTAFNIVEHLPKERIPAFFREARRALSPGGSLVAMVPNAMSPFGASTRYWDITHQIAFTPSSVRQLARAAGFADDEIAFRECGPMPHGVKSAVRYLAWQGLRGAIAAWFLIENGGTRGGVYTMDMLFRLRKKG; encoded by the coding sequence ATGACCACGCCGATCGACGAGATCACCAGCTCCTACTACGCGACCACCGCCGCGAGCTCCCACCGGCCCACGGCCGCGCACTACGAGCACGCCGCAAACGGCCTGCTCCGCCGCCTCGGCGAGTGGCTGCCGAAGGATCGCTCCCTCGCCCATCTCGACCTCGCCTGCGGCTGCGGCGAGCTGGTCTACGCGCTCGAACGCGAGGGCTTCGAGCGCACCTCGGGCGTGGATCTCTGCGCCGAGGAGCTCGACGAGGCGCGCCGCTTCGTGCGCGGCGAGCTCACGCATGCCGACGTGCTCGAGCACCTGGCCTCGCTGCCGGAGGGCTCGCTCGGGTTCGTCACGGCCTTCAACATCGTCGAGCACCTGCCCAAGGAGCGCATCCCCGCCTTTTTCCGCGAGGCGCGCCGCGCGCTCTCTCCTGGCGGCTCGCTCGTCGCCATGGTCCCGAACGCGATGAGCCCCTTCGGCGCCTCGACGCGTTACTGGGACATCACCCATCAGATCGCCTTCACCCCGAGCAGCGTCCGCCAGCTCGCGCGCGCCGCCGGCTTCGCCGACGACGAGATCGCGTTCCGCGAGTGCGGTCCCATGCCGCACGGCGTGAAGAGCGCGGTGCGGTATCTGGCCTGGCAAGGCCTGCGCGGCGCGATCGCGGCCTGGTTCCTCATCGAGAACGGCGGCACGCGCGGCGGGGTCTACACGATGGACATGCTCTTCCGGCTGCGGAAAAAGGGCTGA
- a CDS encoding class I SAM-dependent methyltransferase, protein MKNSLLVGQSPLGMIPRILDEIEGTRILDVGCGVGVYGFMLRHRWQDTPIGWRQVRNYDGRDPRLDEPELVSGCDLTVHNARRASHHRSYDEIVLASADALPHPDDYVDTVLCIEVLEHLEKPAALRALRAFERIATKRIVITVPRESLDPHTGHDERSFLRLSNPDPDVQAWTFAETHRSAFTPAELKALGFRCGRKVEPGPRAPLHKLMALWQTYGPPGGQLLAVKELNKPAPARRGELPPPPAMTEGFRDYRPEGRRPAHTPGAETPSA, encoded by the coding sequence TTGAAAAACTCGCTCCTCGTCGGCCAGAGCCCCCTCGGCATGATCCCTCGCATCCTCGACGAGATCGAGGGCACGCGCATCCTCGACGTCGGATGCGGCGTGGGCGTCTACGGCTTCATGCTGCGCCACCGCTGGCAGGACACGCCGATCGGCTGGCGCCAGGTCAGAAACTACGACGGGCGCGACCCGCGCCTCGACGAGCCCGAGCTCGTCTCCGGCTGCGATCTCACGGTCCACAACGCCCGCCGCGCCTCGCACCACAGAAGCTACGACGAGATCGTCCTCGCCAGCGCCGACGCCCTGCCGCATCCGGACGACTACGTCGACACGGTGCTCTGCATCGAGGTCCTCGAGCACCTCGAAAAACCCGCCGCCCTGCGCGCCCTGCGCGCCTTCGAGCGCATCGCCACCAAGCGGATCGTGATCACCGTCCCGCGCGAGTCGCTCGACCCGCACACCGGCCACGACGAGCGATCCTTCCTGCGCCTGTCGAACCCCGATCCCGACGTGCAGGCCTGGACGTTTGCCGAGACGCACCGCTCGGCGTTCACGCCCGCCGAGCTGAAGGCGCTCGGCTTCCGCTGCGGCCGCAAGGTCGAGCCCGGCCCGCGCGCGCCGTTGCACAAGCTCATGGCGCTCTGGCAGACCTACGGACCGCCCGGCGGGCAGCTCCTCGCCGTGAAGGAGCTGAACAAGCCCGCCCCCGCGCGCCGCGGCGAGCTTCCTCCACCGCCCGCCATGACCGAGGGCTTCCGCGACTATCGCCCCGAGGGCCGGCGCCCCGCGCACACGCCCGGAGCCGAGACGCCGAGCGCCTGA
- a CDS encoding glycosyltransferase family 2 protein, whose product MPGAWTDLPPPPPLAPRPPAPAGSARPRVSVVMPTYRRAHLIGGTIRSILGQSFADFELLVRDDGKGDDGTEEAVRAAAAGDPRVKYHRNPKNLRMPANLNAGIEDASGELIAVCHDHDLYHPDFLAELVALLDRHPRALFAHTGIELVDQDDQPTGDRHVSAFAELTPGSEWLRTMLASFHCPVCALTLVRREAHERYGLYDPAYGFIADVEMWMRLSEHGDVAYAPKPLVRVRTREDGHEANENPWPIFATVFAIHRRYVPRSYRGIERLREEARLRLRADAQVLREIASRIRHGKRPRIGAAARPLGESTGPISRAVLRVLGPVEALISEVRS is encoded by the coding sequence GTGCCGGGCGCGTGGACTGATCTCCCCCCGCCGCCCCCGCTCGCGCCCCGGCCTCCTGCGCCGGCGGGCAGCGCGCGCCCGCGCGTCAGCGTCGTCATGCCGACCTACCGCCGCGCGCACCTCATCGGCGGCACGATCCGCTCGATCCTCGGCCAGTCGTTCGCCGACTTCGAGCTGCTCGTGCGCGACGACGGCAAGGGCGACGACGGCACCGAGGAGGCCGTGCGCGCGGCCGCGGCGGGCGATCCGCGCGTGAAGTACCACAGAAACCCGAAGAACCTGCGCATGCCCGCGAACCTGAACGCGGGCATCGAGGACGCCTCGGGCGAGCTCATCGCGGTCTGTCACGACCACGATCTCTACCACCCGGACTTCCTCGCCGAGCTCGTCGCGCTGCTCGATCGCCACCCGCGCGCGCTCTTCGCGCACACCGGGATCGAGCTGGTGGATCAGGACGATCAGCCCACGGGCGATCGCCACGTCAGCGCCTTCGCCGAACTCACGCCGGGGAGCGAGTGGCTCCGGACGATGCTCGCCTCGTTCCACTGCCCCGTCTGCGCTCTGACCCTCGTCCGCCGCGAAGCGCACGAGCGGTACGGCCTCTACGACCCGGCCTACGGCTTCATCGCCGACGTCGAGATGTGGATGCGCCTGTCCGAGCACGGCGACGTCGCGTACGCGCCAAAGCCGCTCGTCCGCGTGCGCACGCGCGAGGACGGGCACGAGGCGAACGAGAACCCGTGGCCGATCTTCGCGACGGTGTTCGCGATCCACCGCCGCTACGTTCCGCGCAGCTATCGCGGGATCGAGCGGCTGCGCGAGGAGGCGCGCTTGCGCCTGCGGGCAGACGCGCAGGTCTTGCGCGAGATCGCCTCTCGCATCCGCCACGGAAAGAGGCCCCGCATCGGCGCCGCAGCGCGCCCGCTGGGCGAGAGCACGGGCCCGATCTCGCGCGCCGTGCTCAGGGTCCTAGGGCCCGTGGAAGCCTTGATCTCGGAGGTACGTTCTTGA
- a CDS encoding NAD-dependent epimerase/dehydratase family protein, with protein sequence MADKHILVTGGFGFLGSHLVERLLADEDARVHVVDNLSTSPIDHEAFVRRVNNPRLTYDILSVEEYGKRGAFAPFQEIFHLASVVGPVGVLHHAGKITKSITDDTYCVLDITQKTGARLLDVSTSEVYGGGRDGYCSENDNKIITPKVSVRLEYAVAKLACEIALMNTCKVSELHAVIIRPFNIAGPRQSGKGGFVLPRFIKQCLAGEPLTVYGDGSMIRAFTHVIDVADGIILALRKGRRGEAYNIGNPTNKISILELAKRTVKLSESSSRIDLVDPKALFGPLFEEANDKYPDADRSTNELGWKPRFDLDTVIRDSVEYIRAGRVD encoded by the coding sequence ATGGCAGACAAACACATCCTCGTGACCGGCGGATTCGGATTCCTGGGCAGCCACCTGGTCGAGCGCCTGCTCGCGGACGAGGACGCGCGCGTGCACGTCGTCGACAACCTGAGCACGAGCCCCATCGATCACGAGGCCTTCGTCCGGCGCGTGAACAACCCCCGCCTCACCTACGACATCCTCTCGGTCGAGGAGTACGGCAAGCGCGGCGCCTTCGCGCCCTTCCAGGAGATCTTCCACCTCGCCTCCGTCGTCGGTCCGGTGGGCGTGCTCCATCACGCCGGCAAGATCACGAAGAGCATCACCGACGACACCTACTGCGTGCTCGACATCACGCAGAAGACGGGCGCGCGGCTGCTCGACGTGTCCACGAGCGAGGTCTACGGCGGCGGCCGTGACGGCTACTGCTCGGAGAACGACAACAAGATCATCACGCCGAAGGTGAGCGTGCGGCTCGAGTACGCCGTCGCCAAGCTCGCCTGCGAGATCGCGCTCATGAACACCTGCAAAGTGAGCGAGCTGCACGCGGTGATCATCCGGCCGTTCAACATCGCGGGCCCGCGGCAGTCGGGCAAGGGCGGGTTCGTCCTGCCGCGCTTCATCAAGCAGTGCCTCGCGGGCGAGCCGCTCACCGTGTACGGCGACGGCTCGATGATCCGCGCCTTCACCCACGTCATCGACGTCGCCGACGGCATCATCCTCGCCCTGCGCAAGGGCCGCCGCGGCGAGGCCTACAACATCGGCAACCCCACGAACAAGATCAGCATCCTCGAGCTCGCCAAGCGCACCGTGAAGCTCTCCGAGTCGTCGAGCCGCATCGACCTCGTCGATCCGAAGGCGCTCTTCGGCCCGCTCTTCGAGGAGGCGAACGACAAGTATCCCGACGCCGATCGCTCGACGAACGAGCTCGGATGGAAGCCGCGCTTCGACCTCGACACCGTCATCCGTGACTCCGTGGAGTACATCCGTGCCGGGCGCGTGGACTGA
- a CDS encoding lipopolysaccharide biosynthesis protein — MSDGAAAGARASTGATEMADRVFKGTLVLALSAVVTLVGQLATVSAGMKGWGAVRYGEWIWLSGLVTFLTLTDLGIQNHVVNRMNAHNARGERDRVLSELHSALRVQAPLAAGLWAAGAASLYFLLPALERRFQLTTTSRFETYLTLLFFGAELLIGVPMGAVRGTYRATQKLTRAAVITAIKRMVELALPALLMLAGARFWTIALGRLVWALLIDLYVVHDLHRQYGWFRLRPLGGDLATGLRMLPAGFLFLLAGFADYLASQGNLMVVQSALGGAEVAHFATHRTIANMGRMVAMQLTASMWPELTTLDTLGESARLTGAHRTLAKFGTFLVGAPLVAFLPMSEWVYRMWTMRALSLDTPTMLLLIAQTTLWGFWSAGWTVLMATNRQGRLVVLLALDAALAIGLSALLVPRIGMRGAALAVLVADCTIALWAVPRAACAALGDRFGAFARAVVPAIVLALVVPSAVSALAWWALPSGVLRAAVPPIVFASLALPLLWTALTPEERAIALRLGDKVRRRLAGSRARAA; from the coding sequence ATGAGCGACGGAGCGGCGGCCGGGGCCCGCGCGAGCACGGGCGCGACCGAGATGGCCGACCGCGTCTTCAAGGGCACGCTCGTGCTCGCGCTGAGCGCCGTCGTCACCCTCGTCGGCCAGCTCGCCACGGTCTCGGCCGGCATGAAGGGCTGGGGCGCCGTGCGCTACGGCGAGTGGATCTGGCTCTCGGGGCTCGTCACGTTCCTGACCCTGACGGACCTCGGCATCCAGAACCACGTGGTCAACCGCATGAACGCGCACAACGCGCGCGGCGAGCGCGATCGGGTGCTCTCCGAGCTGCACAGCGCGCTGCGCGTGCAAGCGCCCCTCGCCGCGGGTCTGTGGGCCGCGGGCGCGGCCTCGCTCTACTTCCTCCTGCCCGCGCTCGAGCGCCGCTTTCAGCTCACCACCACCTCGCGGTTCGAGACGTACCTGACGCTCCTGTTCTTCGGGGCCGAGCTGCTCATCGGCGTGCCCATGGGCGCTGTGCGCGGCACCTACCGCGCCACGCAGAAGCTCACGCGCGCCGCGGTGATCACCGCCATCAAGCGCATGGTGGAGCTCGCCCTGCCGGCGCTGCTCATGCTCGCGGGCGCGCGCTTCTGGACGATCGCGCTCGGCCGCCTCGTCTGGGCGCTCCTCATCGACCTGTACGTCGTTCACGATCTGCACCGGCAATACGGCTGGTTTCGGCTGCGACCTCTCGGCGGCGACCTGGCCACGGGGCTGCGCATGCTGCCTGCGGGCTTCTTGTTCCTGCTCGCAGGGTTCGCCGATTACCTCGCGAGCCAGGGCAACCTGATGGTCGTGCAGAGCGCCCTCGGCGGCGCGGAGGTCGCTCACTTCGCGACGCACCGGACGATCGCCAACATGGGGCGCATGGTCGCCATGCAGCTCACGGCCTCGATGTGGCCCGAGCTCACCACGCTCGACACGCTCGGCGAATCGGCGCGGCTCACGGGTGCGCACCGCACGCTCGCCAAGTTCGGCACCTTCCTCGTGGGCGCGCCGCTCGTGGCGTTCTTGCCGATGAGCGAGTGGGTTTACCGCATGTGGACGATGCGCGCGCTCTCGCTCGACACGCCCACGATGCTCTTGCTCATCGCGCAGACCACGCTGTGGGGCTTCTGGAGCGCGGGGTGGACCGTGCTCATGGCGACCAACCGGCAGGGGCGCCTCGTCGTGCTGCTCGCGCTCGACGCCGCGCTCGCCATCGGCCTTTCAGCGCTCCTCGTGCCGCGGATCGGCATGCGCGGAGCGGCTCTGGCGGTGCTCGTGGCCGATTGTACGATCGCGCTCTGGGCCGTGCCGCGAGCCGCCTGCGCCGCGCTCGGAGATCGCTTCGGCGCCTTTGCGCGCGCGGTCGTGCCGGCGATCGTCCTCGCGCTCGTCGTGCCTTCGGCCGTCTCGGCCCTCGCGTGGTGGGCGCTGCCCTCGGGCGTGCTGCGCGCGGCTGTGCCGCCGATCGTGTTCGCGTCGCTCGCGCTGCCCCTGCTCTGGACGGCGCTCACCCCCGAGGAGCGGGCGATCGCCCTGCGCCTCGGCGACAAGGTGCGGCGGAGGCTCGCGGGATCGCGCGCCCGCGCCGCATGA
- a CDS encoding glycosyltransferase family 4 protein — MKLLLLLPDLINAPHSGIPTVGRQALREIERRAAEARVPLEIEVWALHDREATADDLARTLGLIAPPRRYRTFAGSRAAMLAAAATTRARADLVFTTHIALGPVARLLKGPRTRLVQFIHGIECWRRLPVHHRVGLAATDALLSNSAFTLARFIDYNPAVRRIPSRVCWLGAPADRATTEAPSRAENKGLSALIVGRMCGEERYKGHEELIAVWSQVRRACPEARLDVVGDGNARRALEVQAERLGLVGSGAVRFWGRVSDAELRARYEAASVFAMPSRGEGFGLVYLEAMAFGLPCVASLDDAAREVIAGGETGLLVRYGDREALARALIDLFTDEDKRARLGRAGRERMQAHFTEEHFGARLWAALGDFAPSLRAAGAA; from the coding sequence ATGAAGCTCTTGCTGCTCCTGCCCGACCTGATCAACGCACCGCACAGCGGCATCCCCACGGTGGGCCGCCAGGCGCTGCGCGAGATCGAGCGCCGCGCGGCCGAGGCGCGCGTGCCGCTCGAGATCGAGGTCTGGGCACTGCACGATCGCGAGGCGACGGCCGACGATCTCGCGCGCACGCTCGGCCTCATCGCCCCGCCGCGCCGCTACCGCACCTTCGCCGGCTCGCGCGCCGCCATGCTCGCCGCCGCGGCCACGACGCGCGCTCGCGCCGATCTCGTCTTCACCACGCACATCGCCCTGGGCCCCGTCGCGCGCCTGCTCAAGGGCCCGAGGACGCGGCTCGTCCAGTTCATCCACGGCATCGAGTGCTGGCGCCGGCTGCCCGTGCACCACCGCGTGGGCCTCGCCGCGACCGACGCGCTCCTCAGCAACAGCGCCTTCACCCTCGCGCGCTTCATCGACTACAACCCCGCCGTCCGCCGCATCCCGAGCCGCGTCTGCTGGCTGGGCGCGCCGGCCGATCGCGCAACGACCGAGGCCCCTTCCCGGGCCGAAAACAAGGGCCTCTCCGCGCTGATCGTCGGACGCATGTGCGGCGAGGAGCGGTACAAGGGGCACGAGGAGCTCATCGCGGTCTGGAGCCAGGTGCGCCGCGCCTGCCCCGAGGCGCGGCTCGACGTGGTGGGCGACGGCAACGCGCGCCGCGCGCTCGAGGTGCAGGCCGAGAGGCTCGGCCTCGTGGGCTCCGGCGCCGTTCGCTTCTGGGGCCGCGTGTCCGACGCCGAGCTGCGCGCGCGCTACGAGGCGGCTTCGGTGTTCGCGATGCCGAGCCGGGGCGAGGGCTTCGGGCTCGTCTACCTCGAGGCGATGGCCTTCGGCCTGCCGTGCGTGGCCTCGCTCGACGACGCGGCCCGCGAGGTGATCGCTGGCGGCGAGACGGGTCTGCTCGTGCGCTACGGCGATCGCGAGGCGCTGGCGCGCGCGCTGATCGATCTGTTCACGGACGAGGACAAACGCGCGCGGCTCGGAAGGGCGGGTCGCGAGCGCATGCAAGCGCACTTCACCGAGGAACATTTCGGCGCGCGGCTGTGGGCGGCGCTCGGTGATTTCGCGCCTTCGCTGCGGGCTGCGGGGGCGGCATGA
- a CDS encoding glycosyltransferase family 4 protein, with translation MLKLAVLTTHPIQYQAPLYRKIAARGDVDLKVFFCWDFGVKETKDPGFGKTIRWDVPLLDGYEHEFLPNLSRRPGTNHFFGIVNPTAPSRIAAFEPDAVVVHGYAHFTEHEVMAAARLKGWPVLLRGESTLLPARKTWVKATKRALLPPLFRGLGGALAIGTLSARYFQHYGLPPERTFIAPYTVDNAFFQARADAVREDARAWREELRIPEDDLVVLYAAKLIPVKGCADLVTAFAARPRPGAHLVIVGDGPLRGEIEALAKGSGASVRFVGFVNQQRMPAAYALGDVFALPSRYEPWGLAVNEAMNLGLPIIASDQVGAVPDLVGPDNGWVFPAGGTSALARVLDEALSDRAALARRGEASRKRIAGWDIPHTAEGFVHAARTVSAAS, from the coding sequence ATGCTCAAGCTCGCGGTCCTCACGACCCACCCGATCCAGTACCAGGCGCCGCTCTACCGCAAGATCGCCGCGCGGGGCGACGTCGACCTCAAGGTCTTCTTCTGCTGGGACTTCGGGGTGAAGGAGACGAAGGACCCGGGGTTTGGGAAGACAATCCGCTGGGACGTGCCGCTGCTCGACGGCTACGAGCACGAGTTCTTGCCGAACCTGTCGCGCCGGCCGGGGACGAACCACTTCTTCGGCATCGTGAACCCCACGGCGCCGTCGCGGATCGCGGCGTTCGAGCCCGACGCCGTGGTGGTGCACGGCTACGCGCACTTCACCGAGCACGAGGTGATGGCCGCGGCGCGGCTGAAAGGCTGGCCCGTCCTTCTGCGCGGCGAGTCCACGCTCCTGCCCGCGCGCAAGACGTGGGTGAAGGCCACCAAGCGCGCGCTCCTGCCGCCGCTCTTCCGCGGGCTCGGGGGCGCGCTCGCGATCGGCACGCTGAGCGCCCGCTACTTCCAGCACTACGGCCTGCCCCCCGAGCGCACGTTCATCGCGCCCTACACCGTCGACAACGCCTTCTTCCAGGCCCGCGCAGACGCCGTGCGCGAGGACGCGCGCGCGTGGCGCGAGGAGCTTCGGATCCCCGAGGACGACCTCGTCGTGCTCTACGCCGCCAAGCTCATCCCCGTGAAAGGCTGCGCCGATCTCGTCACGGCCTTCGCCGCGCGCCCGCGCCCCGGCGCTCACCTCGTCATCGTCGGCGACGGTCCGCTGCGAGGCGAGATCGAGGCGCTCGCGAAGGGCTCCGGCGCCTCCGTCCGCTTCGTCGGGTTCGTCAATCAGCAACGCATGCCGGCCGCGTACGCGCTCGGCGACGTGTTCGCGCTGCCCTCGCGCTACGAGCCGTGGGGCCTCGCGGTGAACGAGGCGATGAACCTCGGCTTGCCCATCATCGCCTCGGATCAGGTGGGCGCCGTGCCGGACCTGGTTGGTCCTGACAACGGCTGGGTTTTCCCCGCAGGGGGCACCTCTGCGCTCGCCCGTGTCCTCGACGAGGCGCTCTCGGATCGCGCGGCCCTCGCTCGCCGCGGAGAGGCCTCGCGCAAGCGCATCGCGGGCTGGGACATCCCGCACACGGCCGAGGGCTTCGTCCACGCCGCGCGCACGGTCTCGGCGGCGTCATGA
- a CDS encoding UDP-glucuronic acid decarboxylase family protein: MGLGASRKTALVTGAAGFLGSHLVDRLLAEGFEVVGIDNLMTGDLGNLEKAGRDRHFHFQMGDVREPIHVYAELVFNFACPASPVHYQSDPHATLTTSVLGAQRLVEMARGRRCAIVHASTSEVYGDPTVHPQPESYWGNVNPIGERACYDEGKRCAETLLNDARRAWGVDVRIARIFNTYGPRMAFDDGRVVSNFVVQALRGKPLTLFGDGQQTRSFCYVDDLVEGIVRMSRLERLDGPVNLGNPEEFTIRQLAEEVVKQIGGDLAIQHAPLPSDDPRQRKPDIGRARELLGFSPRVRLAEGLGATIEDFRRRLSERDGRG; the protein is encoded by the coding sequence ATGGGTCTCGGCGCATCGCGAAAAACGGCCCTGGTGACGGGCGCCGCTGGCTTCCTCGGATCGCACCTCGTCGACAGGCTGCTCGCCGAGGGCTTCGAGGTCGTCGGCATCGACAACCTGATGACCGGCGATCTCGGCAACCTCGAGAAGGCGGGCCGCGATCGGCACTTCCACTTCCAGATGGGCGACGTGCGCGAGCCCATCCACGTCTACGCCGAGCTCGTCTTCAACTTCGCCTGCCCCGCCTCGCCCGTGCACTACCAGAGCGATCCTCACGCGACGCTCACGACGAGCGTGCTCGGCGCGCAGCGGCTCGTGGAGATGGCGCGCGGGAGACGGTGCGCGATCGTGCACGCCTCGACCTCCGAGGTGTACGGCGATCCCACGGTGCACCCGCAGCCCGAGAGCTACTGGGGCAACGTCAACCCGATCGGCGAGCGCGCCTGCTACGACGAGGGCAAGCGCTGCGCCGAGACGCTCTTGAACGACGCGCGGCGCGCCTGGGGCGTCGACGTGCGCATCGCCCGCATCTTCAACACCTACGGGCCGCGCATGGCCTTCGACGACGGCCGCGTGGTCTCGAACTTCGTCGTGCAGGCGCTGCGCGGCAAGCCCCTCACCCTCTTCGGCGACGGCCAGCAGACGCGCTCGTTCTGCTACGTCGACGACCTCGTCGAGGGCATCGTGCGCATGAGCCGGCTCGAGCGCCTCGACGGCCCGGTGAACCTCGGCAACCCCGAGGAGTTCACGATCCGGCAGCTCGCCGAGGAGGTGGTGAAGCAGATCGGCGGAGACCTCGCGATCCAGCACGCACCGCTGCCCTCCGACGATCCGCGCCAGCGCAAGCCCGACATCGGCCGCGCCCGCGAGCTGCTCGGCTTCTCGCCCCGCGTGCGGCTCGCCGAGGGTCTCGGCGCCACGATCGAAGACTTCCGCCGGCGCCTCTCCGAGCGCGACGGGCGAGGTTAG